The Halobaculum magnesiiphilum genome contains the following window.
GCGAGCGTCTCGGCAGGACGGCGGCGAGGTCCTCGTGCCGAGCCGCCCAGAACGATAGCGAGGTCGAACGAGCGGAGCGAGTGAGACCTCGGAGAACGGCGTTCACAAGACGCGCAGCGTCTTGTGAGCTCACGAGAGCTTCGCTCTCGTGAACGGCGAGCTTGTGGGCGAGCCGCCCAGAAGAATAGCGTCGTCGAGCGAGCAACGCGAGCGAGGCGACGGATCCCGGCGGCGACGGAGTCAGATCCCGTATTTGGACCGAAAGAAGTATGTTTTCGTTCTGAGATAGACGGGATAGATGGAATATCGGTTCGAGTGTGAGTGCGGCGAGGAGGTGTCCGACTTCACGCGCGGGGGCGACGTGGAGGTCAGCACCGTCGCGGTCTGTGAGGCGTGCGGCACCTCATACGGGCTCACGATCTCGACGATCCAGAGCGGCGACGACGAATAGCCTGCAGGCCCCGGCCGGCGGCAACGCGCCTCCAGTACACTCCGCGGTCAGAACGCGACCTCCACCCCGTTCTCCTCGCTCGCTTCTCCCCACAGATAGTTCGCGGTCGCCGTGTCCAACACCGCCGAGCCGACGCTCTCGACGACGATCAGCTCGTCGGCCGATTCCCGGCCGGCCTCGCCCTCGAACACCGCCGACAGCGGCGTCAGCCGCGCGGGGTCGACCTCGTTGTCGACGATGTCGCCGACGGCCGCGACCTCCTCGGGAACGTCAGCGAAGGCTCGGTCGGCCCGCTCGAACGTCGCGCGGTCGAGTTCCCGCATCGACGCTTCGTAGGCGCCCACGGCGATCACCAGCGCGCCGTCGGCGAGCGCCTCGCCCGGGAACACCGGCGTCTCGCTGGTCGTCGCGGTGACGACCACGTCTGCGTCGCGGACGGCCGCCTCCGCCGTGTCGACGGTCTCGGCGGCGATCCCCTCGCTCCGGAGGTCCGCCGCGCAGCCTTCCCGCGAATCGGGCGTCGGCGAGTAGATCCGCGCCCGGTCGACGCCGCGGGCCGCGTCGATCGCGCGGGTCTGCCAGCGCGCCTGCTGGCCGGCGCCGATCACCGCGAGGTCCACCGGACCCGATCCGGCGGCCAACTCCCGCGCCGCGAGCCCACCGATGCAGCCCGTTCGGGCGTTGGTGATGCGCTCGCCGGCCAACAGCGCGAGCGGGGCGCCGTTCGACGCGTCGGTGAGCAGCACCTGCGCCTGCACCGTCGGTCTGTCGACCGCGGGGTCGGCGTTCCCGGGGAACACGGACGCGAGCTTCGTCGCGTACGCCGGGTCGCCGTGGACGTACGCCGGCATCGCGAGCCCGGTGCCCGCGGGCTCGTTGCGGCCGTCGAGCCCCTCGCCGACCGGGAAATGCGGTCGCTCGGGACGCTCCACCTCGCCGCGGCCCTGCTTCAGGAACGCCTCCTCGATCACCGGGAGGAGGGCCTCAAGCGAGAGCAGCGAGGCGACCGCGTCGTCGTCGAGGACGTGCATACGCGGGGGTCGACGCGGCGGGACTTCGGTGTTTCCTCGGACGGGCGACGACGGCAGGGCAGCGGGATGGCGTGGCAGCGGGGCGGCAAGACGACGTGAGAAGGGGACGACGGCTCCGAACTTACTCTAACAGCAGCAGCTCTGGGCGCTCCAGCCGCTCCATCACGAAGTTCGTGAACCGGCCGGCCTCGGCGCCGTCGATGACGCGGTGGTCGATCGACAGCGACAGCGGGAGGGTGTGGGCCGCGCGCACCTCGCCGTCCTCGGCGACGGGGCGCTCGTCGATGGCGCCGAGCCCCATGATCGCCGTCTCGGGGTAGTTGATGATCGGCGTCGCGTACTCGCCGCCGATGGCGCCGAAGTTGGTGATCGTGAAGGTTCCGCCCTGCATCTCCTCGCGGGTGACCTTCCGCTCGCGGGCGCGCGCGGCGAGGTCGTTCACTTCGTCGGCGAGTTCGAGGATCGACTTCTCGTCGACGTGTTTCACGACGGGGACCATCAGGCCCGCGTCGGTCGCGACGGCGATCCCGAGGTTGTACTCCTTCTTCAGGAGGATCTCCTCGTCGTCCTCGCGGAGCTCGGAGTTGAGGTACGGGAACTCCTTGAGCCCGGCCACGAGCGCCTTCATCACGAACGGCATGTAGCTGAGCTTCACGTCGCGCTCGGCGGCGCGCTCCTTCAGGCTCGCGCGCACGTCGACCAGCTCGTCGACGACGGCGGTGTCGTGGTGGGTGACGTGCGGCGCCGTGTACTTCGAGGTCTCCATCTGCTGGCCGATGGTGCGGCGGACGCCGCGGTACGGCACCGACTCCGGCTCGCGGGAGCCCGCGGCGGCGCCGTTGCCCGACGCGGCGGCGGAGGCGGACGCGCCGGCGTCGTCGGCGCCGGCGGCCGACTCCGCGGCCTTCGCCTCCGTCACGGCCTGCGCGTACTGCTGGACCTGATCGGCCGTCACGAACGCCTCGCCGTCGCGCGTCTCGTCGGTCGGCACATCGTTCAGGTCGACGCCCGCGTCCTCCGCGGCCTTGCGGGTCGCCGGCACCGCGAGCGTGCGGTCGCGTCCGGCGGCCTCGACGGACGACGGAGCCGGCGACGGCGCGGTGTCGTCCGCGGCGGCATCGGCGTCGCCGGCGGCGCCGGCGTCCCCCGCCTCGGAGACGGCCGACCGCGTGTTCTCGATGTCGACCGATTTCGGGCCCGAGGAGTCGCCCTCGGCGACGTCCTCGGTCCCGTCCGACTCGGCGTGCGCTCGCACGTCGCCCTCGGTGACGCGGCCGCCGGGGCCGCTCCCCTCGACGGCGGCGATGTCGACGCCGAGCTCACGGGCGAGCCGTCGGGCGGACGGGGGCGCGAACACCCGGCCCGAGGAGGGCGCGGGCGCCTCGTCGGCTGTGTCGGCGTCGGCGTCGGCGTCGACACCGGCGTCGACGTCGGAGTCCGCGTCCGCGTCGGTGCCGGCGTCAGCGTCCGCGTCGGCGACCGGTTCGGATCCGGATTCGGACTCGCCCGCATCGTCGGCAGCGGCGGCGGTGTCCTCCTCGCCGTCCTCGTCGACGTCGTAGGTGATGATCACGTCGCCGACGGGGACCATCTGGCCCTCCTCGGCGTGCAGTTCCTTCACCGTCCCGTTGTACGGGGACGGGACCTCCACGAGCGCCTTGTCGGTCTCGACTTCCGCGACCGGCTGGTCCTCGGTGACCGTGTCGCCGGGGGCGACCAGCCAGTTGACGAGTTCCCCTTCGGCGACGCCCTCGCCGACGTCGGGGAGCTTGAACTCCTTCTCGGCCATGGGTTAGAACTCCACGGCCTCCTTGATACCGTCGGCGACTCGCGCCGCGTTCGGGAGGTAGTAGTCCTCCAGCGCGTACAGCGGGTACGGCACGTCGTAGCCGGTGACGCGCTTGATCGGCGCCTCCTGGTACAGCAGCGCCTCCTCCTGCAGCGTCGCGGTGATCTCGCCCGCGAGCCCGCCCGTCTTGGGCGCCTCGTGGACGACGCACGCGCGGCCGGTCTTCTTGAACGACTCGACGATGGCCTCGCGGTCCATCGGGGAGACGGTGCGAAGGTCGACGACCTCGGCGTCGATACCCTCCTCGGCCAGCTCCTCGGCGGCCTCGAGGGTCGGGCGGGTCATCGCGCCGTAGGTGAACACGGACACGTCCGAGCCCTCACGGCGGGTCTTCGCCTCACCGATCGGTACCTCGTAGTCGCCCTCGGGCACGTCGCCACGGAAGGCGCGGTAGATGAGCTTCGGCTCCATGAACACGACCGGGTCGGGGTCGCGGATCGACGAGATGAGCAGCCCCTTGGTGTCGTACGGCGTCGAGGGCATGACCACCTTCAGCCCGGCCTCGTGGGTGTAGAACGCCTCCTTCGACTCCGAGTGGTGCTCGGGCGCGCGGATGCCGCCGCCGTAGGGCATGCGCAGCACCATCGGGAGCGTGTAGCGGCTGCGCGAGCGCGTGCGCAGCCGGGCCATGTGGCTCACGATCTGGTCGAAGCCGGGGTAGGCGAACCCGGAGAACTGGATCTCGGGGATCGGCTTCAGGCCCATCGCGGCCATGCCGACGGCGGTGCCGATGATGCCCGACTCCGCCAGCGGGGTGTCGATGACGCGGTTCTCGCCGAACTCGTCGTACAGGCCCTCGGTGGCGCGGAAGACGCCGCCGTTCTTGCCGACGTCCTCGCCCATGACGAGCACGTCGTCGTCCAGCTCCATCTCGGTCGCGAGCGCGTCGCGGACCGACTGTACCAGCGTCAGGTTCTGCGTGGCTTCTTGCTCTTGCGTGCTCATGATCTCACTCCTCCACGAACGCGTCGTCGCCGTACTCCTCGCGCAGTCGCGCGAACTCCTCGGCCTGCCGTCGGATCTCCGGGGTCTGCTCGGCGAACACGTGCTCGAACATCGAGGACGGGTCCGGCCGAACCGTCGACTCCGCCGCGTCGATGGCGTCGGCCACCTCCTCGCGGACGGACTCCTCGACCGCGGCGACGCGCTCGTCGTCGAGCACGCCCTGGTTCCGGAGGAACCGCTCCAGCCGCGGGATCGGGTCCTTCGCCTTCCACTTCTCGACCTCCTCGTCCTCGCGGTAGACGCTCGGGTCGTCGGCGGTCGTGTGCGCGCCGAAGCGGTACTGGACCGCCTCGATCAGCGTCGGACGGCGCTCGCCCTCGCCCGGGTTCTTCGCCTTCTCCAGCGCCTCGGTCGTCGCCTTGTAGACGGCCAGCGGGTCCATGCCGTCGATCTGGACGCCCTCGAAGCCGTAGGCGACCGCCTTCTGTGCCAGGGTCTCGCTGGCGGTCTGGCGCTCGCGCGGGACCGAGATGGCCCACTGGTTGTTGTTGCAGAAGAACACGTTCGGCGTGTCGAACACGCCCGCGAAGTTCAACCCCTCGTGGAAGTCGCCCTCGCTGGTCGCGCCGTCGCCGAAGTAGCAGATGAACGCGCGGTCGGTGTCGCCGTCGTTCTTCAGCTTGTCCGCCCAGGCCATCCCCGTCGCGTGGGGGACCTGGCTCGCGATGGGGACCGCGGGCGTGAAGACGTTCGCGTCCTCGGGGATGAGGCTCCCGCGCTCGTCGCCCATCCAGTACAGCAGCGTCTGTTTCAGCGGCAGGCCGCGGACCAGCGCCGCCCCGTGTTCGCGGTAGGAGGGGATCATCCAGTCGTCCTCGGCCAGCGCCAACGCGGAGCCGACCTGCGCACCCTCCTGTCCCGACAGCGGCGGGTACGTCCCCATGCGCCCCTGCCGCTGGAGCGACACCGCCCGTTCGT
Protein-coding sequences here:
- a CDS encoding ornithine cyclodeaminase family protein, whose amino-acid sequence is MHVLDDDAVASLLSLEALLPVIEEAFLKQGRGEVERPERPHFPVGEGLDGRNEPAGTGLAMPAYVHGDPAYATKLASVFPGNADPAVDRPTVQAQVLLTDASNGAPLALLAGERITNARTGCIGGLAARELAAGSGPVDLAVIGAGQQARWQTRAIDAARGVDRARIYSPTPDSREGCAADLRSEGIAAETVDTAEAAVRDADVVVTATTSETPVFPGEALADGALVIAVGAYEASMRELDRATFERADRAFADVPEEVAAVGDIVDNEVDPARLTPLSAVFEGEAGRESADELIVVESVGSAVLDTATANYLWGEASEENGVEVAF
- a CDS encoding dihydrolipoamide acetyltransferase family protein; translation: MAEKEFKLPDVGEGVAEGELVNWLVAPGDTVTEDQPVAEVETDKALVEVPSPYNGTVKELHAEEGQMVPVGDVIITYDVDEDGEEDTAAAADDAGESESGSEPVADADADAGTDADADSDVDAGVDADADADTADEAPAPSSGRVFAPPSARRLARELGVDIAAVEGSGPGGRVTEGDVRAHAESDGTEDVAEGDSSGPKSVDIENTRSAVSEAGDAGAAGDADAAADDTAPSPAPSSVEAAGRDRTLAVPATRKAAEDAGVDLNDVPTDETRDGEAFVTADQVQQYAQAVTEAKAAESAAGADDAGASASAAASGNGAAAGSREPESVPYRGVRRTIGQQMETSKYTAPHVTHHDTAVVDELVDVRASLKERAAERDVKLSYMPFVMKALVAGLKEFPYLNSELREDDEEILLKKEYNLGIAVATDAGLMVPVVKHVDEKSILELADEVNDLAARARERKVTREEMQGGTFTITNFGAIGGEYATPIINYPETAIMGLGAIDERPVAEDGEVRAAHTLPLSLSIDHRVIDGAEAGRFTNFVMERLERPELLLLE
- a CDS encoding alpha-ketoacid dehydrogenase subunit beta: MSTQEQEATQNLTLVQSVRDALATEMELDDDVLVMGEDVGKNGGVFRATEGLYDEFGENRVIDTPLAESGIIGTAVGMAAMGLKPIPEIQFSGFAYPGFDQIVSHMARLRTRSRSRYTLPMVLRMPYGGGIRAPEHHSESKEAFYTHEAGLKVVMPSTPYDTKGLLISSIRDPDPVVFMEPKLIYRAFRGDVPEGDYEVPIGEAKTRREGSDVSVFTYGAMTRPTLEAAEELAEEGIDAEVVDLRTVSPMDREAIVESFKKTGRACVVHEAPKTGGLAGEITATLQEEALLYQEAPIKRVTGYDVPYPLYALEDYYLPNAARVADGIKEAVEF
- the pdhA gene encoding pyruvate dehydrogenase (acetyl-transferring) E1 component subunit alpha, which gives rise to MSTLERDPGDGMVQVLDEEGGVVGDVPDLSEEEFVAMYRHMKLARHFDERAVSLQRQGRMGTYPPLSGQEGAQVGSALALAEDDWMIPSYREHGAALVRGLPLKQTLLYWMGDERGSLIPEDANVFTPAVPIASQVPHATGMAWADKLKNDGDTDRAFICYFGDGATSEGDFHEGLNFAGVFDTPNVFFCNNNQWAISVPRERQTASETLAQKAVAYGFEGVQIDGMDPLAVYKATTEALEKAKNPGEGERRPTLIEAVQYRFGAHTTADDPSVYREDEEVEKWKAKDPIPRLERFLRNQGVLDDERVAAVEESVREEVADAIDAAESTVRPDPSSMFEHVFAEQTPEIRRQAEEFARLREEYGDDAFVEE